In Actinomycetota bacterium, the sequence GTACATCGTGGAGGAACTCACCGAGTTGGTCGAGGAAGCGGTCCTGGTGGAGTTCGAACGCATATCGGAGCGTGGTGGCGTGCTCGGCGCGATGGAGACCGGCTATCAGCGTGGCCGGATTCAGGACGAGTCGATGCTCTATGAGCATCGCAAGCACGACGGCTCGCTGCCCATCATCGGCGTCAACACCTTTCTCAATGACAACATCGGCCAGGAGCAGTCGATCATCGAGTTGGCACGGGGGACGGACGAGGAGAAGCAGTCGCAGCTGCGTCGTCTGGCCGAGTTCCACGATCGCCACCGCGACGATGCGCAGGCTGCCCTGACCCGGCTCAAGGCCGCGGCCACCGAGGGCGGGAATGTCTTCGACGGCCTGATGGATGCTGTTCGCTACTGCTCACTCGGTCAGATCAGCGAGGCATTCTTCGAAGTCGGCGGTAAATACCGCCGCAGCGTCTGACCACCAAGGCAAAGGGGACTGCACAGATGACAGGCAATGCCGAATTCGCATTCGGCCAACTCTCGGAGGATCACCAGATGATCAGGGCGGCGATTCGCGACCTCGCTGCGTCTCAAATCGCACCGCATGCTGAGGAAGCCGATGAGACCAGCACCTTCCCGCAGGCGTCCTACGACGCGCTTCGCGCATCTGACTTTCACGCCCCACACATCCCCGAGCAATATGGCGGCGTTGGCGCTGATGCGCTCGCCACGTGCATTGTCATCGAGGAGGTCGCTCGCGCCTGCGCATCCACCTCACTCATTCCCGCCGTCAACAAGCTCGGAACGCTGCCCCTGATCCTTGCAGCCAGCGATGACGTGAAGGCCAGGTATCTGCCGCCCATCGCAAGCGGTGAAGCCATGTTCGCGTACGGACTGTCCGAGAGGGAGGCGGGATCGGACATCGCATCGATGACCTGCAGTGCCACTCCTGACGGCGACGACTGGATTCTCAACGGTCAGAAATCGTGGATCACCAATGCCGGTGAGGCCGAGTACTACACGGTCTTCGCTGTCACCGACCCCGATGCAAAACGCGGGGGCACCGTGTCCGCCTTCGTCGTGGAGAAGACCGACGAAGGCTTCACGTTCGGTGGCAAGGAGCGAAAGATGGGCATCAAGGGCTCCCCCACGCGAGAGCTCTTCTTCAACAAGGTCCGGCTGCCCGGCAATCGTATTGTCGGTCGTCGTGGCGAAGGGCTCAAGATCGCCTTGGGCACGCTCGACCACACCCGCGTCACGATCGGCGCCCAGGCGGTCGGGATCGCCCAGGGGGCTCTTGATCTGGCACTTGACTACGTCAAACAACGCCAGCAGTTCGGCAAGCATCTCGCCGAATTCCAGGGAGTGCAGTTCATGCTCGCCGACATGGCGATGCAGTTGGAGGCCGCTCGGCAACTCGTATACGTCGCGGCTGCAAAATCCGAACGCGGGGATCAGGACCTGTCCTTCTTCGGGGCTGCCGCCAAGTGCTTCGCCTCCGATGTCGCAATGAAGGTGACCACTGATGCCGTTCAACTCCTCGGCGGATCGGGGTATGTTCAGGATTATCCAGCCGAGCGCATGATGCGGGATGCGAAGATCACGCAGATCTACGAAGGCACCAATCAGATCCAACGCATAGTGATGGCACGTCATCTCCTCAAGGGCTGGACCCCTGCGTGAGCACCATTCAACGCCTCGATGCTCCTGTTAGCCTCGGAACGTGACTGTTCCGCACTTGCCATTCGATCCAATCGACCGTGCTGGCGAACATTGGCAGGAGCATTTCGGGGAGCCCTCCGCGATGATGGTGGTCACATCCATCATGCGTGTGCAACAACTCCTACTCGGTGCGCTCGACAACGCGCTGAAGCCCCACGGGATTACGTTTGCCCGATATGAGGTGCTCGTGCTGCTCACCTTTAGTCGCAGCGGCTTCCTTCCACTGAACAAGATCGGCGAGCGTCTGATGGTCCATCCAACTTCCGTCACCAACGCCATCGACCGTCTCGAAGTCCAAGGGCTCGTGCGCCGCGTGCCGGACAATGTCGATCGACGAAGAGTCCTTGCGGCCCTGACTCCCAAGGGCAAGAAAGTCACTCAGCGAGCCACGAAGAGCCTGATTGCTCTGTCGTTCGGAGTCACTGGACTCGACGAGGCGGAGATGGAACATCTCTACGGTCTCCTGCGCACCTTGCGAGCGACCGCTGGAGACTTCCCGAGCGAGGCATAGAACCGGGCCCAGTGGATTCTGCTCGAAAACGAGGTGGAGTCGGGACTCTCAGCATCTTGAGAATGTTCTGAGAAACATACGCCGCACTTGCACCATGAAACGGGATAAGCACCCACCTGCACACTTTCAAGGATGTCATGCGACTTGGACTGCGTCCTTGAACTTGGTCAGCCGGGACTCGAGAGACGAGTTGAAGCCGTCCTGATCCTGGGCAAGGACTGCGATTCAAGGCGAGCGACGTTCGCGGCGAGCGCCACGTTGATTTCAGCGTTCTGCTCAACTTCGGATTCTCTGACGTTGATGCCGATGTGCGTCCCCCAAACAGGGGTCGCTTGCAGCCGGGATACATGCTGCATGCCGAACACGATGACATGCCACACATGAACTTGAGCATTGCGATCAACTCGCTTCAACTTTCTGGAACGTTCTGAATGTTGTAATCAACAAGCCGCCCTACCAGTACGTCCTGTGTGCATCAAAAGAATCGCATCTGCCGCTCGTTGACATGCACAATGCAAGCGGACCGCACAACGAACACAACGGAGTCAGGTGCCGACGCATACTGGCTGCGAATCAACCGTTGTCATTCGCGAAGTCATTGCCTAGAGGATCGAGCGTGTGCTGGCTGGCTGGTGGTTGAAGTGCCATTTGATGTGCATGCCGTGGTGCAGAAACGGCAGAGAAATGGGTTTGCCCTTGCCTCTGGCCGCTAGTCGTCGTTTGAATCTGATGCGTCAGTTCCTTGATCCTCGTGATCCACGTGATCATTCGAGCCGCCGACATGATCGCCGGACTGGCCTTCGTCAGTCTCGATCGCGTCAGATTGGTCGTCCTCACCTGAGGGTTCGTTCTCGCCTGATTCCTCACGCGACGTATCTGTCCCAGTCGTCGGGGTTCTTGAGGGCGCTGGTGTGGGCGCGGACGTGTGCTCGACGTCGAATTGAGCACTGTTCGATTCCTGCCCCTGAGGGTCGCTCGAGCGAGTTGAGGCGAAGCTGACGATCGGAATCATCGCGACCGCGATCATTGCCCCGGCTGCGATTGCTCCTGTAACGGCGAGATTCTTGCGGTTCATGCGCTTGGTCCTTCCTTTTGCCCCGTTGGTACTCACGAACGTAGGTAACGCTGTCGACGATTCGAACCAAGCGCACGTTAAGTACGGGTAAGAGCCTCAAGCATCTGAGTGATGTCACCTGCGGAGTCGAGGTAATTGCGGGGCAGGAGACCAAACACTGTTGATAGACGAGGATGCAGCAGCGCCCAACTCATCACTGAACTCCCGAGGCACAGCCACGAAGTTCCGAACGTGCATCACCAGAGTCTTGCTAGGAGGCGTTACGCGTCTCCGCCTGCGAATCGGCGGATGGCGGCGGATTGAATAGTCGGGCCTCGATGGCATTTGCAGCAGCCGACGGACCACCTGCAGCCTTGAATCCTGCGGCAACTCGGGCGGCGCCCTGGGTCATGGTCATGGCTTGCATGACCTTTGCGCGCAGTCGCGCAGCGGTCAGGCGGCGTGCAGTGAGTCGCGTTCCCGCGGCGGCGACCTCGATGCGTCGTGCGACTTCGAGTTGGTCACGACCAAAGGGAACGGCGCAGACGGGCACTCCGCGTGCGAGAGCCTTCTGGGTGGCACCCATGCCTCCGTGGGTTACCGCGCAGACCGCCCTGTCCAGCAGCGGGCCATGTGCCAGGAAGCGCTCAACATGGGCGTTGGCTGGGACCGCGTAATCCGCGGGATCGCCCGAGGGAATGGTCGCGACCACATGCACAGGTAGGTCGGCGAGGGCCTCAAGCGCGACTTTGACCAGCCGCCCGTCATCCTGGAACTCCGAGGACGTGGTGACCAGGACGAGAGGCTGTTCGATCTCAGCGAGCCAGGACGGCGGCTCGCTCGGGGGTTCCCAGTCGCACGGCCCGACCATGACGATGTTGTCTGGCCAGTCGACGCGGTGGTACTCGAACGGCTCCGATGTCAGGTAGACCAACAACGGGGGCCGGTGGAACAGATCGTCAGCATGTCTGAGCGGAGGCAGTCCCAATGCTTGGCGCACGCCGTTCATCGACGGGACCATCTGCCTCTCAATCGCGCCCAGGACCACAGGTCGCAGCAGCCGGTCGCGAGTCCGGCCCAGAAGTCCCTCAGCGGGTGGCAGTCCGGGACCGAACGGTGGC encodes:
- a CDS encoding acyl-CoA dehydrogenase family protein encodes the protein MTGNAEFAFGQLSEDHQMIRAAIRDLAASQIAPHAEEADETSTFPQASYDALRASDFHAPHIPEQYGGVGADALATCIVIEEVARACASTSLIPAVNKLGTLPLILAASDDVKARYLPPIASGEAMFAYGLSEREAGSDIASMTCSATPDGDDWILNGQKSWITNAGEAEYYTVFAVTDPDAKRGGTVSAFVVEKTDEGFTFGGKERKMGIKGSPTRELFFNKVRLPGNRIVGRRGEGLKIALGTLDHTRVTIGAQAVGIAQGALDLALDYVKQRQQFGKHLAEFQGVQFMLADMAMQLEAARQLVYVAAAKSERGDQDLSFFGAAAKCFASDVAMKVTTDAVQLLGGSGYVQDYPAERMMRDAKITQIYEGTNQIQRIVMARHLLKGWTPA
- a CDS encoding MarR family transcriptional regulator — encoded protein: MTVPHLPFDPIDRAGEHWQEHFGEPSAMMVVTSIMRVQQLLLGALDNALKPHGITFARYEVLVLLTFSRSGFLPLNKIGERLMVHPTSVTNAIDRLEVQGLVRRVPDNVDRRRVLAALTPKGKKVTQRATKSLIALSFGVTGLDEAEMEHLYGLLRTLRATAGDFPSEA
- a CDS encoding glycosyltransferase, encoding MIRVMAYTSPARGHLFPLTPILDELRRRGHDISVRTLASQVPLMHSRGFAAAPISAHVEAVELEDWRAGGSQKALAAAVRAFCARAEFDADDLRQAIRDEQPDAVLVDINAWGALAAAEQWGGPWAAFCPYPLALRSDQVPPFGPGLPPAEGLLGRTRDRLLRPVVLGAIERQMVPSMNGVRQALGLPPLRHADDLFHRPPLLVYLTSEPFEYHRVDWPDNIVMVGPCDWEPPSEPPSWLAEIEQPLVLVTTSSEFQDDGRLVKVALEALADLPVHVVATIPSGDPADYAVPANAHVERFLAHGPLLDRAVCAVTHGGMGATQKALARGVPVCAVPFGRDQLEVARRIEVAAAGTRLTARRLTAARLRAKVMQAMTMTQGAARVAAGFKAAGGPSAAANAIEARLFNPPPSADSQAETRNAS